A window of the Pedobacter frigiditerrae genome harbors these coding sequences:
- a CDS encoding acyltransferase family protein, with the protein MPRSKNLAVPHQKSDFRFDINALRAVAVVVVVFFHFKIPYFDGGFAGVDIFFVISGYLMTKIVINGMNAHKFSVAGFYGRRAQRIVPALLMSVTAMLLAGFFIYFPDEFHSLTKNALGSLLFYSNFNYYNTNYFDASSETNPFLHTWSLSVEWQFYLLLPIILVLVNKIFKNDKRKFLIFFSTTTFLLFLLSIYVTKDHYSAGFYLLPFRAWEMLAGGTAFLLSGVYKLKHNILISILGYVVLFTSLYFLDNQEIWPSLFTLLPVLSTVVIILANSNDYKFLKLRGIQIIGKISYSLYLWHWPLYVVANYFGFQMSPSVTLLLIAISFALAAFSYKYIENSSYNTTRNISIATAVIASISIVLFFNDFNKLRLKKETLYIANYKEDHMDQIKKQFSRGICFKQDNKDIFNYGECLTLSKNEKNILLIGDSHAAHLSESLREIFEKRNIHLLQASGGSCLPTIKKRKSQCNEIFNEIFYKYIPSNATEIDGIILSGNWIAENHKTMVVDLKQTISYLKNFGIPVVIVGQNENYKIAYPTLAAREHELSANISSEYITPQSITTNDILKNNFSNVYIDIFSINNDHKLSVDYIPYIIDENHFSKYGADIVVNTIVKNKIFSNFLQ; encoded by the coding sequence ATGCCAAGGTCGAAAAATTTAGCAGTACCACATCAAAAATCCGATTTTAGATTTGATATTAACGCACTTAGGGCAGTCGCAGTTGTTGTGGTAGTTTTTTTTCATTTTAAAATTCCATATTTTGATGGAGGCTTTGCAGGAGTAGATATATTTTTTGTGATTTCAGGCTATTTGATGACTAAAATAGTTATAAATGGGATGAATGCGCATAAGTTTTCTGTTGCAGGTTTTTATGGTAGAAGAGCACAACGAATCGTCCCAGCACTATTAATGTCGGTGACAGCAATGCTGCTTGCCGGCTTTTTCATTTATTTCCCTGATGAATTTCATTCACTTACAAAAAATGCATTAGGTAGTTTATTGTTCTATTCAAACTTCAATTATTATAATACTAATTACTTTGATGCCTCGTCAGAGACCAACCCTTTTTTACATACTTGGTCACTTTCGGTAGAATGGCAATTTTATTTATTACTACCTATTATTTTAGTTTTAGTTAATAAAATCTTTAAAAATGATAAAAGAAAATTTTTAATTTTTTTCAGCACAACTACCTTTCTTCTATTTCTATTATCGATTTACGTGACCAAAGATCATTATTCTGCTGGTTTCTACTTATTGCCATTTAGGGCTTGGGAGATGCTTGCAGGGGGCACTGCTTTTTTATTGAGTGGGGTCTACAAACTAAAGCATAACATACTGATCTCTATTTTAGGATATGTGGTGTTATTTACTAGCCTTTATTTTCTAGATAACCAAGAAATATGGCCCAGCCTATTTACCTTGCTACCCGTGTTAAGTACAGTCGTAATTATTCTAGCCAACAGTAATGATTACAAATTTTTAAAACTACGGGGCATTCAAATAATTGGCAAAATTTCTTATTCTTTATACCTATGGCATTGGCCGCTATATGTGGTAGCAAACTATTTTGGGTTTCAAATGTCACCATCAGTAACATTGTTACTTATTGCGATATCTTTTGCTTTAGCTGCATTTTCTTATAAATATATTGAAAATTCTAGTTACAATACCACAAGAAATATTTCTATAGCTACAGCTGTTATTGCTTCAATATCCATCGTTTTGTTTTTCAATGACTTCAACAAGCTGAGACTTAAAAAGGAAACGCTATATATTGCGAACTATAAGGAGGATCATATGGATCAGATAAAGAAGCAATTTAGCAGAGGAATATGTTTTAAACAAGATAATAAAGATATTTTCAACTATGGCGAATGTTTGACATTGAGCAAAAACGAAAAAAACATTTTGTTAATTGGTGACAGTCATGCTGCCCACCTTTCAGAATCTTTAAGAGAAATTTTCGAAAAGAGAAATATACATTTGTTGCAAGCCTCGGGAGGAAGTTGCCTACCAACGATAAAGAAGAGAAAATCTCAGTGCAATGAAATATTCAATGAAATATTTTATAAATATATCCCATCAAATGCCACTGAAATAGACGGCATTATCCTTTCTGGGAATTGGATAGCTGAAAATCATAAAACTATGGTGGTTGACCTTAAACAAACAATAAGTTACTTAAAAAATTTCGGCATTCCTGTAGTGATTGTGGGACAAAATGAAAATTATAAAATAGCTTACCCAACACTCGCCGCAAGAGAGCATGAACTGTCAGCTAATATCAGTTCTGAATATATCACACCTCAATCAATCACCACAAATGACATACTAAAAAATAATTTCTCTAATGTTTACATAGATATTTTTAGTATTAATAATGACCATAAACTATCCGTTGATTATATTCCCTACATCATTGATGAAAATCATTTTTCAAAATATGGAGCCGATATTGTTGTAAACACAATTGTGAAAAACAAAATTTTCTCTAATTTCTTGCAATAA
- a CDS encoding tyrosine-protein phosphatase → MLSFFKKKKSLVTDIGWLGVDLHSHLLPGLDDGSPDVETSMHLIKSLYELGFERLICTPHIFKELYPNTAATIMPALALVKTKIKTTNLPVSIAAAGEHMIDDNFVVNDDLLCLKDKYILIEMSYLYESPRIEQVIFDLQIAGYQVVLAHPERYTFYYKNYHQFERYKDMGVLFQLNLLSVTGYYGKEVKRTAEFLLEKHYYDLAATDLHHENHLKALTSVVVSGKLYEKLGDYPFKNKEIF, encoded by the coding sequence ATGCTCTCATTTTTTAAAAAGAAAAAAAGCCTTGTTACGGACATTGGCTGGCTTGGGGTCGATCTTCATTCGCATTTATTACCTGGCCTAGATGATGGCTCTCCCGATGTAGAGACTTCTATGCATTTGATCAAAAGCCTGTATGAGTTGGGCTTTGAAAGACTCATTTGCACACCACATATTTTTAAAGAACTTTATCCAAACACGGCGGCAACCATTATGCCTGCCCTAGCTTTGGTGAAAACAAAAATTAAAACCACTAATTTACCTGTAAGCATTGCTGCGGCTGGCGAGCACATGATTGATGATAATTTTGTGGTTAACGATGATTTACTCTGTTTAAAAGACAAGTACATTTTAATTGAGATGTCTTACCTTTATGAGTCGCCTCGGATTGAACAGGTAATTTTTGATTTACAGATAGCTGGTTACCAGGTTGTTTTAGCTCACCCAGAACGGTATACCTTTTACTATAAAAACTACCACCAGTTTGAGCGTTATAAAGACATGGGAGTTTTGTTTCAGTTGAATTTATTATCGGTAACTGGGTATTATGGCAAGGAAGTTAAAAGAACAGCAGAGTTTTTACTAGAAAAGCACTATTACGATTTAGCTGCCACAGATCTGCACCATGAAAATCACTTAAAAGCGTTAACCTCAGTTGTAGTATCGGGTAAGCTCTACGAAAAATTAGGGGACTATCCCTTTAAAAACAAGGAAATTTTCTAG
- a CDS encoding polysaccharide biosynthesis/export family protein, with the protein MNKTSTTTTISLLLVITCTIFLSSCGTTKHKTYFGDLDTSKIAQLPLAEFKEPLIQVDDIISISVQTVDVASSAALNQAPVLTAAAAGTAGSIGGFLVDKAGNVEMPILGVLKLKGLSTAQAKEVVRERAAKYYKDPTVQVRFANYKITIIGEVARPAAYNLPNEKVSVLDAISMAGDLTVFGKRENVLLMREIDGRREMIRLDLSSSKVLTSPYFYLKQNDVLYVEATKAKFSANDAPRNQLISIGVSLAAFAITIFRLF; encoded by the coding sequence ATGAATAAAACTTCGACTACAACTACGATCTCTTTATTGCTAGTAATCACTTGTACAATTTTTTTGTCATCCTGTGGTACAACTAAACATAAAACCTATTTCGGAGATCTTGACACTTCAAAGATAGCACAATTACCTCTTGCCGAGTTTAAGGAACCTTTGATCCAAGTAGATGACATTATAAGTATTTCGGTACAAACAGTTGATGTTGCTAGCTCTGCGGCCTTAAATCAGGCTCCAGTTCTTACTGCTGCGGCCGCTGGCACTGCTGGTTCAATTGGTGGCTTTTTAGTAGATAAGGCTGGAAATGTTGAGATGCCTATTTTGGGCGTCTTGAAATTGAAAGGTTTAAGCACCGCTCAAGCCAAAGAGGTTGTTCGCGAACGAGCAGCCAAATATTACAAGGATCCTACCGTTCAAGTTCGTTTTGCGAATTATAAAATTACCATTATAGGAGAGGTAGCTAGACCCGCTGCTTATAACCTGCCAAATGAAAAGGTGAGTGTTTTAGATGCGATTTCAATGGCGGGCGACTTAACGGTGTTTGGAAAGCGAGAAAATGTGTTGTTGATGCGAGAAATTGATGGTAGGAGGGAAATGATTAGGTTAGATTTAAGTTCGTCGAAGGTGTTAACTTCACCCTATTTTTACCTTAAACAGAATGATGTGCTCTATGTGGAAGCCACCAAGGCCAAATTCTCCGCAAATGATGCGCCAAGGAATCAATTGATTTCTATAGGTGTTTCTTTGGCCGCCTTCGCTATCACCATTTTTAGACTATTTTAA
- a CDS encoding polysaccharide biosynthesis tyrosine autokinase: MSTTPDSTFGEKSQINFKYLVAKLVRNWFWFVLSLIITLAISYIYLRYTAPVYFTTAKILITSNQVAGSGRDAALAKALSGQMNTSNGVDGEIEILKTRSLMEKVVRDLKTYISYYHKGQVLTVDLYKDSPFKITLFNSPDSISNVSLDVKFTKAGVTLSNEYFNQSVAFYQPFKVPGLGFVQVEPGRSKPALDATYVVNVATIGQTVGVSMGNLSVSMPNKDVSILALDFTNTVPKKSEDILGKLIEVYVKENLADKNRIADSTIAFIENRLLYVGRELGDIEGTVQTFKQKNKIMDIGDQSGILSGLTNASTTELTKVETQLALLGALEAFLTNTKTNQRIIPNGALIEDPNFTTLVNRYNALVLEKEKASASQTEDNPYMQNLNVQIAGARGDMLSSLSGLRSALNISRSRIRVRAAEIAGQVNEVPVVERNYLDLARQQKIKQELYLFLMQKREETAISKTANIANCKTIEPAISAGPISPVRNTIYGYGFLVGILIPFGIILLRDQLNTRILSRDQIQNLTQAPIIGEIGNSATQEGAIAVLQGSRTPISEQFRALRTNLSFFLKDNSKTVLTTSSMSGEGKSFISLNLASALAISGKKVVVMEMDLRKPNLSNKLNIKNDFGFTNYIVNTSVVPTAIIKPSGVHANLFIISSGNIPPNPSEIILNERTELLMKELVATFDYIIVDAPPVGLVTDAQLLSRYADLTLYVVRQGYTLKDQLGIPQDIYSNQKMKQVAILVNDVKNTAGYGYGYGYGYGYGYGYGEYGSVTTKKGKKGFWTWLKTR; the protein is encoded by the coding sequence ATGAGCACGACTCCGGACAGTACCTTTGGTGAAAAAAGTCAGATTAATTTTAAATACTTGGTCGCAAAGCTGGTACGTAATTGGTTCTGGTTTGTTTTGTCGTTAATAATAACACTAGCTATCTCTTACATTTATTTAAGGTACACTGCACCAGTTTATTTTACTACGGCAAAAATCCTAATCACCAGTAATCAAGTTGCAGGCTCGGGCCGTGATGCTGCATTGGCTAAAGCATTGAGTGGGCAAATGAATACCTCAAATGGCGTAGATGGAGAAATAGAAATTTTAAAAACTAGGTCTCTCATGGAAAAAGTCGTGCGAGATTTAAAAACCTATATTAGCTATTATCACAAAGGACAAGTGCTTACGGTGGATCTTTATAAGGATTCGCCATTTAAAATAACTTTGTTTAATTCACCAGACAGCATTAGCAACGTCAGTTTAGATGTAAAATTCACAAAAGCCGGTGTTACGCTTTCCAATGAATACTTTAATCAATCCGTGGCTTTTTACCAACCATTTAAGGTGCCAGGTTTGGGTTTTGTACAAGTTGAACCTGGCCGCAGTAAACCCGCATTGGATGCAACCTATGTAGTTAATGTGGCCACCATTGGTCAAACCGTTGGCGTGTCTATGGGCAATTTGAGTGTATCAATGCCCAACAAGGATGTAAGCATCCTTGCCTTGGATTTTACAAATACAGTTCCCAAAAAATCTGAAGATATCTTGGGCAAACTGATTGAAGTTTATGTGAAAGAAAATTTGGCCGATAAAAACAGGATAGCTGACAGTACCATAGCTTTTATCGAAAATCGTTTGCTTTATGTTGGGCGAGAATTGGGGGATATAGAAGGCACCGTACAAACCTTCAAGCAAAAAAACAAAATTATGGATATCGGTGACCAGTCTGGTATACTAAGTGGTTTAACCAATGCAAGTACTACAGAATTAACCAAGGTAGAAACGCAACTAGCTTTATTGGGGGCATTAGAGGCTTTTCTCACCAATACAAAAACAAACCAGCGAATTATTCCCAATGGAGCATTAATAGAAGATCCGAATTTTACTACGCTGGTTAATCGTTACAATGCCCTTGTGCTAGAAAAAGAAAAAGCCAGTGCCAGTCAAACCGAAGATAATCCTTACATGCAAAACCTTAATGTGCAGATTGCAGGCGCAAGAGGAGACATGTTAAGTAGCCTAAGTGGTTTACGCAGTGCATTAAATATTTCTCGAAGTAGAATAAGGGTGCGGGCAGCTGAAATTGCGGGGCAAGTGAATGAAGTACCGGTGGTAGAAAGAAATTATTTGGATTTAGCCAGGCAACAAAAAATTAAACAGGAACTGTATTTATTCTTAATGCAAAAAAGGGAAGAAACGGCCATCTCTAAAACAGCTAATATTGCCAATTGTAAAACCATTGAGCCCGCAATTTCTGCGGGGCCAATTAGCCCAGTCAGAAACACCATTTATGGTTATGGTTTTCTGGTTGGCATTTTAATCCCATTTGGCATCATCCTTTTAAGGGATCAACTTAATACAAGAATCCTGTCTAGAGATCAAATTCAAAACCTTACCCAAGCACCTATTATTGGCGAAATTGGTAATAGCGCCACCCAAGAAGGAGCAATTGCCGTACTGCAAGGATCTAGGACGCCTATCTCCGAACAGTTTAGGGCATTGCGTACCAATCTATCCTTTTTCTTAAAGGACAACAGTAAAACGGTTTTAACTACCTCGAGCATGTCTGGAGAAGGGAAGTCCTTTATATCCTTAAATTTAGCGAGTGCTTTGGCCATCTCTGGCAAAAAGGTAGTGGTGATGGAAATGGATTTGCGTAAACCCAATTTGTCTAACAAATTGAATATTAAAAATGATTTTGGCTTCACCAATTACATCGTTAACACTAGTGTTGTACCCACAGCAATTATCAAACCCTCAGGCGTACATGCTAATTTATTCATCATTAGTTCCGGTAATATACCGCCCAACCCTTCAGAGATTATCTTGAATGAGCGTACAGAGCTATTGATGAAAGAACTTGTTGCTACATTTGACTATATCATTGTTGACGCGCCTCCAGTAGGCCTAGTAACGGATGCTCAATTATTAAGTAGATACGCCGATTTAACTCTTTATGTGGTAAGACAAGGTTATACCCTTAAGGACCAATTGGGGATTCCTCAAGATATTTACAGTAATCAGAAAATGAAACAGGTGGCTATTTTGGTGAATGACGTTAAAAATACGGCAGGTTACGGCTATGGTTATGGCTATGGTTACGGCTATGGTTACGGTTATGGCGAATATGGAAGTGTAACTACGAAGAAAGGCAAAAAAGGCTTCTGGACTTGGCTAAAAACTAGGTAA
- a CDS encoding ABC transporter permease has product MTENNNTEYWDLEIKPRDSVFNLHLKDVWHYRDLLWLLVRRDFVAFYKQTIFGPLWFFIQPIFTTVTFIIIFSGLAGISTDGIPPILFYMAGNIAWSYFSDGLTKTASVFKDNASIFGKVYFPRLIMPLSIIISNLVKFGVQFALFLLVLTYYLFKGDSISPNLYILLFPVIMLLMALLGLGLGLVITALTTKYRDLIFLITFGVQLLMYATPVIYPLSAAPEKYRDLISLNPLSGLIETFRYGFTGAGHFYPGAFAYSAIFAVIIFFCGLIVFNRVEKNFVDTI; this is encoded by the coding sequence ATGACAGAGAATAACAATACAGAATATTGGGACTTAGAGATTAAACCGCGAGACAGCGTGTTTAATCTTCATTTAAAGGATGTTTGGCATTATAGGGATTTACTTTGGTTACTGGTAAGAAGGGATTTTGTAGCTTTTTACAAACAAACCATTTTTGGCCCATTATGGTTTTTTATTCAGCCAATTTTCACAACGGTAACATTTATTATCATCTTTAGTGGACTTGCAGGGATTAGTACAGACGGGATACCACCTATCTTATTTTACATGGCTGGTAATATTGCATGGAGTTATTTTTCTGATGGGCTTACTAAAACTGCATCTGTTTTTAAAGATAATGCGAGCATTTTTGGAAAGGTATATTTTCCCAGATTGATTATGCCCCTTAGTATCATTATTAGCAATTTGGTTAAATTTGGTGTGCAATTTGCGCTTTTTTTATTGGTGCTAACCTATTATCTTTTTAAAGGAGATAGTATCAGCCCCAACTTATACATTTTGTTATTTCCTGTAATTATGCTGCTAATGGCTTTGTTAGGATTAGGTTTAGGATTGGTAATCACAGCGTTAACAACTAAGTACAGGGATTTAATATTTTTAATCACATTTGGTGTTCAATTGTTAATGTATGCGACCCCTGTAATCTATCCATTGTCAGCTGCTCCTGAAAAATACAGAGACTTGATATCCTTAAACCCTTTGAGTGGTCTTATTGAGACTTTCCGCTATGGTTTTACAGGAGCTGGTCACTTCTATCCTGGGGCTTTCGCCTACAGTGCAATTTTTGCTGTAATTATATTTTTCTGTGGTTTAATCGTTTTCAATAGAGTAGAGAAAAATTTTGTTGATACAATCTAA
- a CDS encoding polysaccharide ABC transporter ATP-binding protein, which produces MSNIVIKAENVSKMYQIGEFSTGTISQDVERWFANLRGKEDKFLTVGATNDRTTKADSNFVWSLKDIDFEIRQGDAVGVIGRNGAGKSTLLKVLSRVTAPTTGSVKVKGRIASLLEVGTGFHPELTGRENIFLNGAILGMRKHEIKKHFDAIVDFAGIERYIDTPVKRYSSGMYVRLAFAVAAHLESEILIVDEVLAVGDAEFQKKCLGKMNDVSKGQGRTVLFVSHNISSIYALTNSCIFMSQGTLVKMGPTSEVAELYQNSNQINTGSNLTYFNNYPKLDKPIELLTAKIDAQNKVTLDVSLTYVVRRNVGAVVAVKLTNGTGTAIITLRDNDIKPELFSKTLGEYSVKFSIPISLLSPNIYRCTFSFSDMKSERFDFYEDLLSFEIEEDMNSQSVDTREGILRPNANYINNTIKV; this is translated from the coding sequence ATGTCAAACATAGTAATCAAAGCTGAAAATGTAAGCAAAATGTACCAGATCGGCGAATTTTCTACCGGTACGATTAGTCAGGATGTTGAACGTTGGTTTGCTAATCTCAGGGGTAAGGAGGATAAGTTTTTAACAGTTGGGGCTACCAATGATAGAACCACTAAGGCAGATAGCAATTTCGTTTGGAGTTTGAAGGACATTGATTTCGAAATCAGGCAAGGCGATGCTGTCGGAGTTATTGGGCGTAATGGAGCAGGAAAAAGTACCTTGTTAAAAGTGTTAAGCCGAGTAACTGCGCCTACTACTGGTTCAGTAAAAGTGAAGGGAAGGATTGCCAGCCTATTAGAGGTGGGAACTGGCTTCCATCCGGAACTGACTGGACGAGAGAATATTTTTCTCAATGGTGCGATTCTGGGAATGCGCAAGCATGAGATCAAAAAACATTTTGATGCTATTGTCGATTTTGCAGGCATCGAGCGTTACATCGATACCCCTGTTAAAAGATATTCATCGGGTATGTATGTACGCTTGGCTTTTGCTGTTGCTGCGCATCTAGAATCAGAAATATTAATAGTAGATGAAGTTTTAGCTGTTGGAGACGCAGAATTCCAGAAAAAATGTTTGGGCAAGATGAATGATGTTAGCAAGGGGCAGGGAAGAACTGTTTTGTTTGTTAGCCACAATATCAGTTCAATTTATGCGCTTACAAATTCATGTATTTTTATGAGCCAAGGGACACTTGTGAAAATGGGCCCAACCTCGGAGGTTGCTGAACTTTACCAAAATTCCAATCAAATTAATACCGGTTCAAATTTAACCTATTTTAATAATTATCCCAAACTTGACAAACCAATTGAATTGTTAACTGCGAAAATTGATGCCCAAAATAAAGTTACTCTCGATGTTTCATTGACGTATGTTGTCAGACGGAATGTAGGAGCAGTGGTAGCAGTTAAGCTAACAAATGGCACAGGTACGGCCATTATCACTTTACGGGATAATGACATAAAACCGGAGTTATTTAGCAAAACTCTTGGGGAATACAGTGTTAAGTTTTCAATACCAATTAGTCTACTTTCACCCAATATCTATCGATGCACGTTTTCATTTTCAGATATGAAAAGTGAAAGGTTTGATTTTTATGAAGATCTACTTTCCTTTGAAATTGAAGAAGATATGAATTCTCAGTCTGTTGATACTAGGGAAGGAATATTGAGGCCAAATGCTAACTATATAAATAATACAATTAAAGTCTAG
- a CDS encoding polysaccharide pyruvyl transferase family protein, which produces MIGVLKTITKTLTRKIITNAQLSNLHLLKQLYDDAKPPLSGRIVEQRKPTVVNLNANDICNSKCAMCNIWEQKQDFEVTPEQLKFILQDPLYSEVKHVGITGGEPTLREDLPELYEAVIHAIPGLKGLSIITNAIKEKDVISRIEKVIEKVHHYNKDFNMMVSLDGYGDMHDKVRGRPGNFVTAVNVINHFQAKKIPLAIGCTISKVNVWDVEELLFFMKNNKIYGRFRVAEFIKRLYNDNKANVIRNFDEDEIYQLMLFFYKLIYTYETNETYINTYRSIINILNGGKRLVGCPYQGDGVVLNSRGELAYCAPKSSIIGNGLNESSNLIYDTNTDERRRILDQECDACIHDYHAPLTGAAYKESLSAHFWRNRLNIDSEGPLFSDRFIKPRRLVKKGIKQVLIVGWYGTETVGDKAILGGIVDQLDSLYQNNYQLVIASIFPFITERTCKELNLNANVIDAYSKELIAFSKGSDVVIMGGGPLMDLEDLAIPLRAFQYAKLEGNSTIIYGCGLGPLTKTRYINVVSEILKLADDIRLRDNKSIKLAKSSFRIEKEITLSGDPAKIYLSRYPDKQSDPKILRCYVREWTHEYAAEMTQDDFYLKKLSFEGALAAFIKRKALEIGAREIRFENMHNFVIGNDDRDFSRYFLDQYFKDWEDTLVSYDKYLATVDSIVKSMQNSSHNICMRFHSVVFAHTLKTSFTAVDYTMGGKINNYLSDNNCIEKLVNVDDLIANYND; this is translated from the coding sequence ATGATCGGCGTTCTAAAAACGATTACTAAGACCTTGACGAGAAAGATTATCACAAATGCTCAACTAAGTAATCTTCATCTCCTTAAGCAACTGTATGATGATGCGAAGCCACCGTTGTCTGGGCGCATTGTTGAACAGCGAAAACCCACAGTGGTGAATTTAAATGCCAATGATATATGCAACTCTAAGTGTGCAATGTGTAATATTTGGGAGCAGAAGCAAGATTTTGAAGTTACACCCGAACAATTAAAATTTATTTTACAAGACCCACTTTATAGTGAAGTGAAACATGTGGGCATAACGGGGGGGGAACCGACCCTCAGGGAAGATTTACCTGAACTTTATGAGGCTGTTATCCACGCGATACCTGGCCTTAAAGGGCTTAGTATTATAACTAATGCTATTAAAGAGAAAGATGTTATATCAAGAATTGAGAAAGTAATTGAGAAAGTGCACCATTATAATAAGGATTTTAATATGATGGTTTCGCTTGATGGGTATGGAGATATGCACGATAAGGTTCGCGGTAGACCAGGAAATTTTGTTACTGCTGTAAACGTTATCAATCACTTTCAGGCAAAAAAGATTCCATTGGCAATTGGGTGTACAATTTCAAAGGTGAATGTATGGGATGTTGAGGAATTACTGTTCTTTATGAAGAATAACAAAATTTATGGTAGATTTCGGGTTGCTGAGTTTATCAAAAGGCTCTATAATGACAACAAGGCAAATGTAATTCGGAACTTTGATGAGGATGAAATTTATCAACTCATGTTGTTTTTCTACAAACTCATTTATACTTACGAGACCAATGAAACCTATATAAATACATATAGAAGCATTATTAATATATTGAACGGGGGTAAGCGGTTGGTGGGTTGCCCCTACCAAGGTGATGGAGTAGTTCTCAACTCACGTGGTGAACTAGCTTATTGTGCGCCTAAATCATCAATTATCGGTAATGGGCTCAATGAAAGTTCGAATTTAATTTATGATACCAACACTGATGAGCGGCGCCGAATATTAGATCAGGAATGTGATGCGTGTATTCATGATTATCATGCCCCGCTTACTGGCGCGGCCTATAAGGAGAGTTTATCCGCCCATTTTTGGAGAAACAGATTAAACATTGATTCCGAGGGGCCTTTGTTCTCCGATAGATTCATCAAACCAAGAAGGTTAGTAAAAAAAGGCATTAAACAGGTATTGATAGTTGGTTGGTATGGTACCGAAACAGTTGGTGACAAGGCAATTCTTGGAGGTATAGTAGATCAACTTGATAGCCTGTATCAAAATAATTATCAACTAGTTATAGCAAGTATCTTTCCATTTATCACCGAGCGTACATGTAAGGAATTAAATCTTAATGCAAACGTAATAGACGCCTATTCAAAGGAGCTAATTGCTTTTTCGAAGGGATCGGATGTTGTAATTATGGGAGGTGGCCCTTTGATGGATCTTGAAGATTTAGCAATACCTTTAAGAGCATTTCAGTATGCCAAATTAGAAGGTAATTCAACTATCATTTACGGATGTGGCTTAGGGCCATTGACTAAAACGAGATACATAAATGTTGTATCCGAAATATTAAAGTTGGCAGATGACATTAGGTTGCGCGACAATAAAAGTATTAAACTTGCCAAGTCAAGCTTTAGAATTGAGAAAGAGATTACACTTTCTGGTGATCCAGCTAAAATCTACTTAAGCAGATATCCAGATAAGCAGTCAGACCCAAAAATACTAAGGTGTTACGTGAGGGAATGGACTCACGAATATGCAGCTGAAATGACCCAAGATGATTTTTATTTGAAAAAGCTAAGCTTCGAAGGAGCATTGGCAGCGTTCATAAAACGTAAGGCTTTAGAGATTGGTGCTAGAGAGATCCGCTTTGAGAATATGCATAACTTCGTGATCGGAAACGATGACAGAGATTTTTCGAGATATTTTCTTGACCAATATTTTAAGGACTGGGAAGATACTTTAGTTAGCTACGATAAATATCTTGCTACGGTTGATTCGATTGTAAAATCGATGCAAAATTCATCACATAATATTTGCATGAGATTTCATTCGGTTGTTTTTGCACACACACTGAAGACTAGTTTCACTGCAGTAGATTACACAATGGGGGGTAAAATTAACAATTACCTATCTGACAACAACTGCATTGAGAAATTGGTAAATGTTGACGACTTAATAGCAAATTACAATGATTAA